TTTATCCCGCCGCTCGATGAGGGTGATCTGATGTATATGCCCACCACCTATCCCGGGCTGTCCATTGGTAAAGCCCGGGAGATTCTGCAGCAGACGGACAAGCTGATTGCCACCGTACCGGAAGTGAAAAGCGTGTTCGGCAAAATCGGTCGTGCAGAAACGGCCACCGACCCGGCGCCGCTGACCATGATCGAAACGTTTATCCAGCTCAAACCGAGGGATGAATGGCGCGAGGGGATGACCACCGACTCGCTCAAAAAAGAGCTGGACGCGCTGGTGAAATTTCCCGGCCTGACTAACGCCTGGGTGATGCCGATCAAAACCCGTATCGATATGTTGGCCACCGGCATTAAAACCCCGGTGGGCATCAAAGTGGCAGGACCTGATCTCAAGCAAATCGAAAAAATCGGGCGGCGCCTGGAGCAGGTCTTAAAAGATGTGCCAGGTACGGCTTCGGTTTATTCCGAACGTGTGGCCGGCGGGCGTTATATCAAGGTGGATATCCAGCGGGAAAAAGCCGCTCGCTACGGACTGAATATCGCCGATGTGCAACAGGTGGTGGCCACCGCCATCGGCGGCATGAACGTCACCCAAACCATTGAAGGCCTGGAACGCTACCCGGTGAATCTGCGTTACCCGCAGGATCTGCGTAATTCCCCGGAGCAACTGGCACTGCTACCGATTGTGACCGGCAGTGGCCAGCGCATTGCCCTGGCGGACGTGGCGAACGTCTATGTGGAGGATGGTCCACCCGCTATCAAGAGTGAAAACGCTCGCCTCAACGGTTGGACCTTTGTCGATATCGACGGGGTGGATATTGGCAGTTACGTCCAGAATGCCATGGCCGTGGTGGCCGATCAGGTGGAGCTGCCGGCAGGTTATTCGTTGAACTGGTCGGGGCAGTACGAATACATGTTGCGCGCTAAAGAGAAACTCACCTATGTAGTGCCGCTGACGCTGGCCATCATTGTCGTGCTGCTGTATTTCAACTTCCGTAGCTTTGCTGAAGTCGCAATCATTATGGGAACACTACCCTTGGCGATGGTGGGTTCAATCTGGCTGATGTACCTGCTCGGTTATAACTTTTCAGTCGCCGTGGGCGTGGGTTTTATTGCGTTGGCCGGTGTTGCTGTGGAAATCGGCGTCATCATGCTGGTGTACCTCAACCAGGCTTATCGGCATATGCTGGAGGAGTGTGAGCAGGAGGGCGTGGAACCCCGCCTGGAAACCCTGCGCCACGCCGTATTACACGGTGCCGGCTTACGGGTGCGTCCGGTGATGATGACGGCTGCCGCGATTATCGTGGGGCTGTTGCCGATAATGTACGGAACAGGGACCGGTTCGGAGGTCATGAGTCGTATTGCCGCGCCCATGGTCGGTGGGATGCTAAGTGCGGTCATTCTGACTTTACTCGTGCTACCAGCCGTTTACCTTCTTTGGAGAAAGCTCTGAGAAAGGGATCTGGCCAAATGTCATTCGAGTTGATTTGGATCAAATAATCTACCCCAACATTACAGGTGTGTAATGTTGGGGTCATCCAGGTGTCAGTCTCCCCTCATTAACATAGCCAATAGATGGCATGAATCTGCACGCTAAAACTGCTTGACCTGTGTCCATGACACAGGTGTATAACCTTTTCCAGCGCACGGTTATAAAGCTTGGTGTAGAACCTCGGTTTATAACCGGTGATTGACTCAGATCAAGGTCCTGATCCCGGCGGAAGCTTAGGATGGCATGACTGGATCAAGAGGAGGGTGGCATGAAAGTCATCGAGGTTGCCAGGCTATTGGGCATTACGGCAGACACGGTACGGTTTTATACCCGCATCAATATTCTGAATCCCACCAAAAGCAAGGCCAATGGATATCGGGAATACAGCGACAACGATGTTAAGCGTTTGAGGTTTGTGTTAAGCGCCCGACAGTTGGGATTTTCGGTCGAGGATATTCAGGAAATTCTTTCCCATGCTGACAAGAAAAAATCTCCTTGTCCGACGGTGAGACGCTTGATTGATCAGAGATTACATGAAACTGAGCAGCAGTTTAAAGAAACGATACGGCTGCGGGATCGTATGCAACGCGCCGTATTGGAGTGGAGCCAAAAACCGGACAAGGCTCCGACAGGTCATATGCTTTGCCATTTAATTGAAGAATTCACCGTGGAGGAATGAGTATGAATACACACCAAACGACGAACGCCAATCAACGTAAAAGTGGCTGTTGCTGTGCGGGCAAGTCATCCATTTCGTCTGCGGCACCTGATACCAACAGTGTTAGCAGATCATCGCAACCCCTGCACCAATTACAAGTGCAGGGAGCCACCTGTGGTGGTTGCGTTAAAAGTATAGAACATACTCTGAAATCCGTTTCCGGGGTCAGTGAGGCCTCTATGGATCTGGCAACCGGTGTCGCTTCAGTTGTTGGTGCAGTCGATGCAGATCATCTCGTTGAAGTATTGCAAGGCGTTGGCTTTCCAGCGGCGGTCATCCGATAACAGTTCTTAAGAAATAACCGGGAGTAGGGTATGAGTACAACTAAAACGGAATCTGGCGGTGTCTCTTGCCATGAAGATGGTACGACAACTCCGCCTCATGATCATCATGCACATAAGGCTCATCACCACAGTTCAGGAAATAACTCTGGTCCTCAGGAACTGATTATTGAAGGTGCGGGTTGTGCCAGTTGCGTTGGAAAAATTGAGTCGGCGCTAAAGGCGGTGTCCGGTGTAGAAAATGCCGAGATGAATTTCGCTCAGCGCACTGTGAGTGTGACGGGCAATGCCGATGCTGCTGATCTGGTAAAGGCGGTGGAAAAAGCCGGTTACAACGCGAAGCTTGCGGCTGCGGAGAGCGAAGATGATGCGCTCGCAGAAAAAGAAAAGGCGGATCAGGCTTATTACAAACGCCTGATGAAGGAAACCTGGATAGCCCTTTCCCTGGGTGGGCCGCTAATGGCCTATGCGCTGATTACCGGGGAGGTTAATGTTAATACCACAACCGAGCGGATCGCTTGGCTGATCGTTGGCATACTCACCTTTGGCGTTTTGTACTTCTCAGGAAAACATTTTTTTGTCGGCGCCTGGAAGTCCTTCCTGAATCATTCTGCCAATATGGACACTTTGATTGCGCTGGGTACGGGTACCGCATGGCTGTATTCCATGGTGGTCGTATTTTTCCCCGAGTCGGTTCCAGAACAAGCTCGCCATGTTTACTTTGAGGCCACGGCGATCATTATCGGGCTGATCGATCTTGGCCTGGCCCTAGAACTCAAAGCCCGCGGGCGCACATCGGAAGCTATTAAACGGCTGATCGGCCTGCAGGCTAAGACAGCCAGAGTCATACGCGACGAAAAGGAATTGGATATCGCCATTGAGCAGGTACTGATGGACGATGTGGTGCGTGTACGTCCGGGAGAAAAAATTCCTGTCGATGGTGAAGTCATAGAAGGCCATACCGCCATTGACGAGTCCATGTTAACGGGTGAACCCATGCCCGTTGAAAAAGCCGTGGGCGACACGGTTGCAGCGGGCACCATCAATAAAACCGGCTCCATTCTGTTTAAGGCCACTCGTGTCGGCAAAGACACGGCCCTGGCGCAAATTATCAACATGGTCAAACGCGCACAGAATTCCAAGCCGCCTATTGGTCGTTTGGCCGATGTGATTTCCGCGTATTTTGTACCCGTCGTAATGATTATCGCCGTCACCAGTGCGTTGGTCTGGCTCAACTTTGGCCCGAACCCAGCCGTGGCGTTTGCCATCGTATCGGCCACCACGGTACTGATTATCGCCTGTCCCTGTGCGTTGGGTCTGGCAACCCCCATGTCGGTGATGGTGGGTGTGGGCAAAGCGGCAGAAGCGGGTGTCCTTATTCGCAACGGCGAAGCCTTGCAAACCGCATCGAAAATATCAGCCATGATTCTGGATAAAACCGGCACCATTACCCTGGGGGCGCCGAAGGTCACCGATATTTTGGTCGCAGGCGAGCAGGACGAGGACACTATCCTGAAGCTGGCAGCCACGCTTGAATCGGGTTCTGAACATCCCCTGGCGCTGGCCATTGTCGAGACTGCCCAGGAGAAAGGAATCGAAACCGGGAAAGTCTCCAATTTTAACGCTATCGCCGGCCACGGCGTGCAAGCGGAAGTGGATGGCAAAACGTTGTTGTTCGGCAATGAGAAACTGATGCGAGAGCGCAATATCGAACTTAGGGATTTCGTTGAAAAAGCGCAGAGCCTGGCTACCGAGGCTAAGACGCCGATGTATTTCGCCGTGGATAACAAGCTCTCCGCCATTATCGCAGTGGCTGACCCCATCAAAGAAGACTCCATTGCTGCCATTAAACGACTGCAGCACAACGGCATTCGCGTTGTAATGCTGACGGGCGACAACCGCGCCACGGCAAAAGCCGTCGCCGAAAAAGCGGGCATTAAGGAGTTCTTCGCCGAGGTGTTACCGGAAGATAAATCCAAAAAGGTTCAGGAGTTACAGATGGAAGGCGAAGTCGTCGGCATGACAGGCGACGGTATCAACGACGCGCCTGCGCTGGCGATTGCCAATGTGGGTTTCGCCATCGGTACGGGCACCGACGTGGCCATAGAAAGTGCCGATATCACCTTGATGCGCGGATCGCTGCATGGGCTTGCCGATGCCATTGCGGTAAGCAAGGCGACATTACGTAACATCAAACAGAACCTGTTCGGTGCGTTTATTTACAACGTGGCGGGCGTTCCGGTGGCTGCTGGCATTCTTTATCCCTTGCTTGGGGTGCTTATGAATCCTGTGATTGCGGGTGCCGCGATGGCATTTTCGTCACTCACGGTCGTTACTAATGCCAACCGGCTGCGCTTGTTCAAAGCACAGGAGCACTAATGGCTATTTCGTCAGAAACCTGTTTAGGAGAGTGGACATGTTAATCATTAATAGTGTTGGCGTTGTTCTGATCGCGCTCATTATATGGTGGTTTTGGTTGTACAAACCCAAAGAGGCAGAGCTGGGTGAAAATGATCTGGTGATTACCGTGGAAAATGGCACCTATTCACCCTCCCGAATTAAAGTGCCTGTGGGTGAGCCGGTTGAGCTGAAGTTCATACGTAAAGATGAATCACCCTGCTCAGAAACGTTACTGATTCCCGAACTGCAAATCAGTGACACCTTGCCCCTCAATAAACTGAAGTCCATACAACTACCTGCACTGAAATCTGGTGAATACGCCTTTCATTGTCAGATGCAGATGTATCGCGGTCAACTCACGGTGAATTAGAGAATGTTCAACAAAGAAAGTAAGGATTGATATCAGTATGAATATTCAAAAAGTGACCGCCATTTTTGACGAATTTCGTTTGAAGGACGTAGAAGAAGCACTCATTAGGCATGGGGTTAAAGGCTTCACCCTGCATCCGGTTCGCGGTCGTGGAGAATACTTCGACAGCTTCAACGAGAATCATTTGATTAAGCACATTCAAATGGAGATTTACGCCAGGTCAGAGCATGCAAATAACATCGCGCAACTGATTGTAGAAACGGCGCACGTCAATGCCGATAGCGAAGGGCTGGTTTGTATTATTCCGGTGAATGACTTGCTTTGGATTCATGATAAACGCAGTGCGATAGACAGCGATTTTCAATTTCATCCGTGAGGTGTGATATGGCAACGCAAAAAACATCATTCTGGTTAACACCCAAAGGACTGGCGGCATTGGGCCTAATTGGTGCTGCCACGTATTTTCTGCTGATCGAACACCGCCAGCATGTCTGGCAGTTTTTACCTTTTCTGATTTTGCTGGCATGTCCTTTTATGCATCTTTTCATGCACGGTGGTCATGGTGGCCACGGGGGGCATGGTGGGAGCCATCAGCGCCAGGGAGAAGGCCATCAGCATGAGGGTGAGTCAGATCAAGATGCTTACCAGCGTGGATTAGAAGATGGGCGCCGGGATAGCGAACATCGGCACCACCATTGACCCGGTAGAAAACAGGAGAACGACAAATGCACGGTGATTCAGCTTATGGTCTCTGGACACTGGTGATACTGAATTCGGCAATATTTATTTTCTTTGCCTTCAGTTTTGCCAAGCCACAAACAAAAACCGACTGGCGCAGTTTTGGGGCTTTCTCTGCGTTCATTATTGCGCTCTTTACCGAGATGTATGGATTTCCGCTGACGATATATTTTCTGTCTGGATGGCTGGCGGAAAAGTACCCAGGAGTGGACTTCCTCTCCCATGAAAATGGCCATTTACTGCACACCATGCTCGGGTTTGAAGGTGATCCGCACTTTGATCCGCTGCATATTGCCAGCAATGTACTAATCGTGCTCGGCTTCTTTCTGCTCGCGTCGGCGTGGAACGTGCTCCACAAAGCGCAACAAACTCACTCCCTGGCGACCACCGGCTGGTATGCCCGCTGCCGTCACCCACAATACATTGCTTTCATCATGATTATGTTTGGCTTTCTGTTGCAGTGGCCGACCCTGCCGACATTGGTCATGTTTCCCATATTGGTCGTTGTCTATGTGCGATTGGCCAAGCGTGAAGAGCGTTTGGCGATTGAGGAATTTGGCGATGTGTATCTTCGCTATATGAAATCGACCCCAGGGTGGGTACCAAAATTTGCTACCGATAAAGCCGCTTCAACCTACTGAGGATTTCCTTATGAAACATTCAATGACAACACTGCTTTCCACCATCGTTATTACTTCTGTCATTTCTTTTCCGGTATTTTCAGAAAACTCCCATGATCACAGTGATAAAAGCCAAGGTGCTGACAGCGGCATGATGATGGGAATGATGAATCATGATCAGATGATGGCGATGCATGATCATATGAAAAAAATGCATACCATGATGTCAGAAATAAAAACCGAAACCGACCCTGAGAAGCGAAAAAAATTAATGGATGAACATATGCAGGCTATGCAGGACGGCATGCAGATGATGAATAAAGGTATGCCGGAGAAAATGGACATGATGAAACGCATGGAGATGATGGAAGAGCGCATGGGTATGATGCAAATGATGATGGGGCAAATGATGGACCATGAATTAGAGACGAAAAAGTCACCGGTGCATAAACACAAAAAATAAGTTGTTGGATTATTTCAGAAAGGTACAGGGCCGATGAGCGAACATCAATCAGGCATTAACCCGGGATTCGTCACCAGGCATACCCTGAGTCTAAATGGATTAGCAGGCTGTTGAAAAACCCTGGATATGCGATCATAACACTTTAACTTTGCGAGTCGAGATTCATGCGCGGCGAAATCGATAGTCAGCCAACCCTGTTCAGCTACGTTGACCTGGAGTTGCGAATCCCACAACAACACCCTATTCGGCTGGTGAGGCAGATCGTTGATAAGGCTGGTAGCGA
This genomic stretch from Ketobacter sp. MCCC 1A13808 harbors:
- a CDS encoding MerR family transcriptional regulator; protein product: MKVIEVARLLGITADTVRFYTRINILNPTKSKANGYREYSDNDVKRLRFVLSARQLGFSVEDIQEILSHADKKKSPCPTVRRLIDQRLHETEQQFKETIRLRDRMQRAVLEWSQKPDKAPTGHMLCHLIEEFTVEE
- a CDS encoding heavy-metal-associated domain-containing protein, which produces MNTHQTTNANQRKSGCCCAGKSSISSAAPDTNSVSRSSQPLHQLQVQGATCGGCVKSIEHTLKSVSGVSEASMDLATGVASVVGAVDADHLVEVLQGVGFPAAVIR
- a CDS encoding heavy metal translocating P-type ATPase, with amino-acid sequence MSTTKTESGGVSCHEDGTTTPPHDHHAHKAHHHSSGNNSGPQELIIEGAGCASCVGKIESALKAVSGVENAEMNFAQRTVSVTGNADAADLVKAVEKAGYNAKLAAAESEDDALAEKEKADQAYYKRLMKETWIALSLGGPLMAYALITGEVNVNTTTERIAWLIVGILTFGVLYFSGKHFFVGAWKSFLNHSANMDTLIALGTGTAWLYSMVVVFFPESVPEQARHVYFEATAIIIGLIDLGLALELKARGRTSEAIKRLIGLQAKTARVIRDEKELDIAIEQVLMDDVVRVRPGEKIPVDGEVIEGHTAIDESMLTGEPMPVEKAVGDTVAAGTINKTGSILFKATRVGKDTALAQIINMVKRAQNSKPPIGRLADVISAYFVPVVMIIAVTSALVWLNFGPNPAVAFAIVSATTVLIIACPCALGLATPMSVMVGVGKAAEAGVLIRNGEALQTASKISAMILDKTGTITLGAPKVTDILVAGEQDEDTILKLAATLESGSEHPLALAIVETAQEKGIETGKVSNFNAIAGHGVQAEVDGKTLLFGNEKLMRERNIELRDFVEKAQSLATEAKTPMYFAVDNKLSAIIAVADPIKEDSIAAIKRLQHNGIRVVMLTGDNRATAKAVAEKAGIKEFFAEVLPEDKSKKVQELQMEGEVVGMTGDGINDAPALAIANVGFAIGTGTDVAIESADITLMRGSLHGLADAIAVSKATLRNIKQNLFGAFIYNVAGVPVAAGILYPLLGVLMNPVIAGAAMAFSSLTVVTNANRLRLFKAQEH
- a CDS encoding cupredoxin domain-containing protein, which codes for MLIINSVGVVLIALIIWWFWLYKPKEAELGENDLVITVENGTYSPSRIKVPVGEPVELKFIRKDESPCSETLLIPELQISDTLPLNKLKSIQLPALKSGEYAFHCQMQMYRGQLTVN
- a CDS encoding P-II family nitrogen regulator; its protein translation is MNIQKVTAIFDEFRLKDVEEALIRHGVKGFTLHPVRGRGEYFDSFNENHLIKHIQMEIYARSEHANNIAQLIVETAHVNADSEGLVCIIPVNDLLWIHDKRSAIDSDFQFHP
- a CDS encoding DUF2933 domain-containing protein, which translates into the protein MATQKTSFWLTPKGLAALGLIGAATYFLLIEHRQHVWQFLPFLILLACPFMHLFMHGGHGGHGGHGGSHQRQGEGHQHEGESDQDAYQRGLEDGRRDSEHRHHH
- a CDS encoding methyltransferase family protein, encoding MHGDSAYGLWTLVILNSAIFIFFAFSFAKPQTKTDWRSFGAFSAFIIALFTEMYGFPLTIYFLSGWLAEKYPGVDFLSHENGHLLHTMLGFEGDPHFDPLHIASNVLIVLGFFLLASAWNVLHKAQQTHSLATTGWYARCRHPQYIAFIMIMFGFLLQWPTLPTLVMFPILVVVYVRLAKREERLAIEEFGDVYLRYMKSTPGWVPKFATDKAASTY